The following proteins are co-located in the Dyadobacter chenwenxiniae genome:
- the cyoE gene encoding heme o synthase, with product MISAEESLGGVGKIRERIGVLFELLKFRLASLIAFSGAMGYCLGAKEVETGKLIFFIIASIGITGAANIINQILEKDFDKLMKRTANRPLPSGRITVDQAIVWAVFLGVTSLAIFVLMFNLSTGLISLLSLVLYGFVYTPLKRVGPIAVFVGAFPGAFPPMIGWVAATNHFGLEPGILFAIQFFWQFPHFWAIAWVLDEDYKRAGFKLLPANGLKDVNTTLQIMIYTVFLLPIGWLPYELGMTGINSAFVATVFGVLFLAQTFHLMRTCTDKTARQLMFGSFIYLPIVQIAFLLDKL from the coding sequence ATGATATCAGCCGAGGAAAGCTTAGGAGGAGTAGGGAAGATAAGAGAAAGAATAGGCGTTTTATTTGAGTTGCTTAAATTCAGACTGGCATCTCTGATTGCATTTTCGGGTGCAATGGGTTATTGCCTGGGAGCAAAAGAAGTAGAGACAGGAAAGCTGATCTTTTTCATTATTGCATCAATAGGCATTACAGGAGCAGCCAACATTATTAATCAGATCCTTGAAAAGGATTTCGATAAGTTAATGAAGAGAACTGCAAACCGGCCACTGCCTAGTGGACGAATTACAGTTGATCAGGCTATTGTTTGGGCTGTATTCTTGGGCGTTACGTCCCTGGCGATTTTTGTGTTGATGTTTAATCTCAGCACAGGGTTGATTTCGCTGCTTTCTTTGGTTCTCTATGGTTTTGTTTATACACCTTTGAAAAGAGTTGGCCCAATCGCGGTTTTTGTTGGGGCTTTTCCGGGAGCGTTTCCCCCAATGATCGGATGGGTTGCAGCAACAAATCATTTTGGGTTGGAACCTGGGATTTTGTTCGCTATCCAATTTTTCTGGCAGTTTCCCCACTTTTGGGCGATTGCCTGGGTGCTTGATGAAGATTACAAAAGAGCGGGGTTCAAGCTCCTTCCTGCAAATGGCTTGAAGGACGTTAATACGACTTTGCAAATCATGATCTATACCGTATTCCTGCTTCCGATTGGCTGGTTACCATATGAATTAGGTATGACCGGAATCAATTCGGCTTTTGTAGCTACGGTTTTTGGCGTGTTATTTTTGGCTCAGACTTTCCACTTAATGCGCACTTGCACAGACAAAACCGCAAGGCAATTGATGTTCGGATCGTTCATATATTTGCCAATTGTTCAGATCGCGTTTTTGTTGGATAAATTGTGA
- a CDS encoding cytochrome c oxidase subunit 3 produces MESVQQYKVDKEPQATLAMDPMKFILWLFLVSIIMLFASQSSAYLVRRAEGNWLEFAMPQIFWYSTGVLLLSSAAMQWAYFSAKKDLFKQLRIAISITFVLGVAFLWMQFEGWKQLVAMNVYFVGNPSGSFFYVFTGLHGFHIISGLIVLLYSLTAAFKLKVHAKNLRRIQICATYWHFLDILWLYLFVFLLTFN; encoded by the coding sequence ATGGAAAGTGTTCAGCAGTATAAAGTAGATAAAGAACCTCAGGCAACATTGGCAATGGATCCGATGAAATTCATCCTGTGGTTATTTTTGGTTAGTATTATTATGTTATTTGCTTCTCAGTCAAGTGCGTATCTTGTGAGAAGAGCCGAGGGGAACTGGCTGGAATTTGCCATGCCACAGATTTTCTGGTATAGCACAGGTGTCCTTTTATTAAGTAGTGCGGCGATGCAATGGGCTTATTTTTCGGCAAAAAAAGATCTATTCAAACAATTGAGAATAGCAATTTCTATTACTTTTGTACTAGGTGTGGCCTTCCTTTGGATGCAGTTCGAAGGTTGGAAACAGCTGGTTGCAATGAATGTTTATTTTGTTGGGAACCCCTCTGGTTCGTTTTTTTATGTATTTACCGGATTGCACGGCTTTCACATTATCAGCGGATTAATTGTGCTGCTTTATTCGCTGACAGCTGCCTTTAAGCTGAAAGTGCATGCGAAGAATTTAAGACGCATTCAAATTTGTGCCACTTACTGGCATTTTTTAGATATACTCTGGTTATACCTTTTTGTTTTTTTATTGACTTTTAATTAA
- a CDS encoding cytochrome c oxidase subunit 3, translating to MAANVTTPGAVEPKLWMGGIEPMKASYGKLMMWFFLISDTFTFSALLVAYGTARFSFPAFSGDVADFTFSNMYWPIPEKVYEAVPFLHGMSLPLVFVGIMTFILIASSVTMVLAVEAGHRMDRANVEKYMLWTILGGFTFLGCQAWEWAHFIHGTDTGSVMKVIENGTWVEKTIFGANLTENQYGPPAFADFFFFITGFHGTHVFSGVILNILIFFRTATGFYDKRGSYEMVEKVGLYWHFVDLVWVFVFTFFYLV from the coding sequence ATGGCTGCAAATGTAACAACACCTGGCGCGGTAGAACCCAAATTGTGGATGGGGGGAATTGAGCCTATGAAAGCAAGTTATGGGAAACTGATGATGTGGTTTTTCCTTATCTCGGATACCTTTACTTTCTCAGCCCTGCTCGTTGCGTACGGTACAGCGCGGTTCAGCTTCCCGGCATTTTCCGGGGATGTAGCTGATTTTACATTTTCAAACATGTATTGGCCGATTCCTGAGAAGGTTTATGAGGCGGTTCCCTTCCTTCACGGAATGTCTCTTCCCCTGGTTTTCGTAGGAATTATGACATTCATCCTGATTGCGAGTAGCGTGACAATGGTCCTTGCAGTGGAAGCGGGTCACCGCATGGATCGCGCCAATGTTGAAAAATATATGCTTTGGACAATCCTGGGTGGATTTACTTTCCTGGGCTGCCAGGCTTGGGAATGGGCTCACTTTATCCATGGTACGGATACGGGAAGTGTGATGAAAGTAATAGAAAATGGCACCTGGGTGGAAAAAACAATTTTCGGAGCGAATCTGACCGAAAACCAATATGGCCCTCCTGCTTTTGCTGACTTCTTTTTCTTTATTACTGGTTTCCACGGAACGCACGTTTTCAGTGGGGTAATCCTGAACATTCTGATCTTCTTCCGCACTGCAACCGGTTTTTATGACAAGAGAGGAAGCTACGAAATGGTTGAGAAAGTTGGACTTTACTGGCACTTTGTAGATTTAGTGTGGGTGTTCGTATTTACATTCTTTTATCTGGTTTAA
- a CDS encoding cytochrome C oxidase subunit IV family protein yields the protein MSEVHHIHNQDPNAGAEQRKAIWKTFWILLILTAVEFLIAFTVPHGILKITIFIVMTIVKAFYIVGEFMHLKHETKSLIWSILVPVIFVAWLILALMLEGNAIFEAIFD from the coding sequence ATGTCGGAAGTACACCATATTCATAACCAAGATCCGAATGCAGGGGCCGAGCAGCGTAAAGCGATTTGGAAAACCTTTTGGATTCTTCTTATTCTTACAGCAGTTGAATTTCTTATCGCATTCACGGTTCCTCATGGAATTTTGAAAATCACTATTTTCATCGTGATGACGATCGTGAAAGCATTCTATATCGTTGGCGAATTTATGCACTTGAAGCATGAGACGAAGTCGCTGATCTGGTCGATTCTAGTTCCCGTTATCTTTGTTGCCTGGTTGATTTTGGCGCTCATGTTAGAGGGAAATGCCATTTTTGAAGCCATATTCGATTAA
- a CDS encoding DUF420 domain-containing protein, producing MATLVLEKKPKYERIINILAIVIPIAVAALLGIRQKIDLGTWTKVLPHVIGVINTLTALFLIAGFYFVKNKNINAHRQAMTGAFLLGAVFLVCYILYHISNESTPFGGQGFIRPVYYFLLISHITLSIVVVWFVLRAVYFGYTNQIVAHRKAVKWALPIWLYVSISGVVVYLMISPYYI from the coding sequence ATGGCAACATTAGTTTTAGAAAAGAAGCCTAAATACGAACGCATTATCAACATTCTGGCCATTGTAATTCCAATTGCAGTTGCAGCATTGCTGGGAATTCGTCAGAAAATTGATCTTGGGACGTGGACGAAGGTTCTCCCGCACGTAATCGGCGTAATCAACACATTAACTGCACTTTTCCTGATTGCCGGATTTTATTTTGTCAAAAACAAGAACATTAATGCACATCGCCAGGCAATGACGGGTGCCTTTCTTTTGGGAGCTGTTTTTTTGGTTTGTTATATTCTGTATCACATTTCAAACGAGTCAACACCGTTTGGAGGGCAGGGTTTTATTAGGCCTGTTTATTACTTTTTGTTGATCTCGCACATTACATTGTCCATCGTAGTCGTTTGGTTTGTGTTGCGTGCGGTGTATTTTGGTTATACTAATCAGATTGTGGCCCATAGAAAAGCGGTAAAATGGGCATTGCCAATTTGGCTTTATGTGAGTATCAGCGGGGTTGTTGTTTACTTGATGATCAGTCCTTATTACATATGA
- a CDS encoding glycosyl hydrolase produces MRLTLVLFLLLNSALVNAQAISTSKPWTFWWWMGSAVNEKDITTQLEYFKKSGLGGVHIIPIYEVKGYESQSVPFLTPKWLDLVQYTVREGMRLGLGVDLTTGTGWPFGGPNVSQELGAKNMTVKNNEIIVQPTKQKVKRAAPGGEGLVLDPFNATAMSHYLTRFDSAFADRKDLPRSMYNDSYEAYGANWTDDFLQEFKKRRGYDLDKNLTLLTDSTTKAVPDLVRIDYHQTLSELLLERYAKPWTDWSTKHGFLTRYQAHGSPGNLLDLYDAADIPETESFGTSRFSIPGLRIDPDYSIDQFGTPNPLAMKFASSAAHFSGKKLVSSETGTWLANHFKVSLSQVKPQIDELFTAGINHIFYHGSTYSPAQEQFPGWLFYASTNFGPTSHFAEHFSLLNQYVQRCQELLQNSKSDNDVLVYFPIHDLWATKAKSSGNVHLLEVHHVDRWLLDLPFGKLTQRLWKKGFGFDYVSDLQLTRLKTDVNGNLASGSAAYKSLIIPASTYMPKGTLKELQRLASAGAKIVFQDHFPEKATGYSIDTERQNSFLAELAKLKKKKSVRVSADFEKDLIATGALRESFADEELTFIRKKTQDNKRLYFVANLADHFKEGWIKVSITGAFEKLDALDQNSAWEPVPQNGSAIYLKLLPGQSCFLRELAKNAGTKQHNIADKEFEIKGDWNLKFLKGRPSIPNSADIDELKTWTSLPDSAVYFSGTARYEIHFDCPDNLLKSGFKILDLGDVREVAVVKLNGKPIGTAWSIPFQLAISEQLKSKDNVLEIEVTNLSANYMRLRDTQKPDWKKFHDINIVDITYKKFDATKWESMPSGLLGPVKILFH; encoded by the coding sequence ATGCGATTGACACTTGTTCTTTTTCTGCTTTTAAATAGCGCACTCGTTAATGCACAGGCTATTTCAACTTCCAAACCCTGGACTTTTTGGTGGTGGATGGGCAGCGCCGTGAATGAGAAGGACATTACAACCCAGTTGGAATACTTTAAAAAATCGGGACTAGGCGGCGTGCATATCATTCCGATTTACGAAGTGAAAGGTTACGAGTCGCAATCCGTTCCTTTCCTGACTCCAAAATGGCTGGATTTGGTGCAGTATACGGTTCGTGAAGGAATGCGGTTAGGCTTAGGAGTGGATTTGACGACGGGAACAGGCTGGCCTTTTGGTGGTCCGAATGTTTCTCAGGAGTTGGGCGCAAAGAACATGACGGTTAAGAATAATGAAATAATAGTCCAGCCAACAAAACAGAAAGTGAAGCGAGCCGCGCCGGGTGGAGAGGGCTTAGTCCTTGACCCATTTAATGCAACTGCAATGTCACACTATCTGACAAGGTTCGATTCTGCTTTTGCCGATAGAAAAGATTTGCCACGCTCCATGTATAATGACTCATATGAAGCATATGGTGCTAACTGGACAGATGACTTTTTGCAGGAATTTAAAAAACGGCGGGGTTATGACCTGGATAAGAACTTAACATTGCTGACTGACTCTACTACCAAAGCGGTGCCCGATCTGGTGCGTATCGATTATCATCAAACATTGTCGGAATTGCTTCTGGAACGCTATGCGAAGCCCTGGACCGATTGGAGCACGAAGCACGGTTTTCTGACAAGATATCAGGCGCATGGTTCGCCCGGTAATTTGCTTGATCTTTATGACGCGGCAGACATTCCTGAAACCGAATCATTCGGAACCAGCCGCTTCTCCATTCCCGGACTGCGCATTGATCCCGATTACTCCATAGACCAATTCGGAACACCAAATCCTCTGGCTATGAAATTTGCTTCTTCGGCAGCGCATTTTTCAGGCAAGAAGCTCGTGAGTTCGGAAACCGGCACATGGCTGGCGAATCATTTCAAAGTTTCGTTGTCACAGGTTAAGCCACAGATCGACGAACTTTTTACGGCCGGCATTAATCACATTTTCTACCATGGAAGCACTTATTCGCCTGCCCAGGAGCAGTTTCCGGGCTGGCTATTTTATGCTTCTACGAACTTTGGACCGACCTCACATTTCGCTGAGCACTTTTCTTTGCTGAACCAATACGTACAGCGTTGTCAGGAGCTGCTGCAAAACAGCAAGTCTGACAATGATGTGCTGGTCTATTTTCCTATTCATGACCTTTGGGCAACGAAAGCTAAGTCGTCCGGTAATGTACATTTATTGGAAGTGCATCACGTGGATCGCTGGCTGCTGGACCTGCCATTCGGTAAGCTTACGCAGCGGCTTTGGAAAAAGGGTTTCGGATTTGATTACGTTTCGGATTTACAGCTCACCCGCCTGAAAACGGATGTCAATGGTAATCTCGCCAGTGGAAGTGCAGCTTATAAATCCCTGATTATCCCGGCGAGTACATATATGCCCAAAGGAACATTAAAAGAGTTACAACGGCTTGCATCGGCAGGAGCAAAAATCGTTTTCCAGGATCATTTCCCCGAAAAGGCAACAGGTTATTCAATAGATACTGAAAGACAAAACAGTTTCCTGGCAGAATTAGCTAAGTTGAAAAAAAAGAAAAGTGTCCGTGTGTCTGCTGATTTTGAAAAAGACCTAATAGCAACCGGAGCGCTTCGGGAATCGTTCGCGGATGAGGAACTGACATTTATCCGTAAAAAAACACAGGATAACAAGCGGCTTTATTTTGTCGCGAATTTGGCAGATCATTTTAAGGAAGGCTGGATTAAGGTTAGCATTACAGGCGCATTTGAGAAACTGGATGCATTAGATCAGAATAGTGCCTGGGAGCCGGTTCCCCAAAATGGATCAGCGATTTATTTAAAGCTTTTGCCCGGGCAGTCGTGCTTTTTGAGAGAATTGGCTAAGAATGCAGGAACAAAGCAGCACAACATAGCAGACAAGGAATTTGAAATAAAAGGCGATTGGAATCTGAAATTTCTAAAAGGCAGGCCTTCGATCCCAAACTCTGCAGATATAGACGAGCTGAAAACCTGGACAAGCTTACCTGATTCGGCAGTATACTTTTCAGGAACAGCTCGATACGAAATTCATTTCGATTGTCCGGATAACCTGCTGAAAAGCGGATTCAAAATCCTGGATCTGGGTGATGTGCGGGAAGTGGCAGTCGTCAAGCTTAATGGTAAGCCCATAGGGACCGCTTGGAGCATTCCTTTTCAGTTAGCAATTTCAGAACAGCTCAAATCGAAAGATAATGTACTTGAAATTGAAGTAACGAATCTTTCAGCCAACTATATGCGCCTTCGGGACACGCAGAAGCCTGATTGGAAAAAATTTCATGACATTAATATTGTCGATATCACTTACAAAAAGTTTGACGCGACGAAATGGGAGTCTATGCCATCGGGTTTGCTAGGGCCGGTGAAAATCCTTTTTCATTAA
- the murI gene encoding glutamate racemase yields the protein MFDSSAPIGIFDSGIGGMTVASAVTRLLPQENTIYFGDTAHLPYGDKSTAAIQAYSIKICNMLLQQNCKLILIACNSASAAAYELVREYVGSKAKVLNVIDPVVDYIKEHYDGKTIGLIGTKQTVLSNVYKKKVDALGKNIQLKSLATPLLAPMIEEGFFDNNISESIITSYLSDASLSNIEALILGCTHYPLIKNQIGQFYNGHVEILDTSEIVAFSLKSWLEQHYLVNEKGQGKRAFYVSDYTLSFEQSTNIFFGSQIQLEHYPLWE from the coding sequence ATGTTTGATTCTTCTGCGCCGATTGGGATTTTTGATAGTGGCATTGGTGGAATGACCGTGGCCAGTGCAGTTACCAGGCTCCTGCCTCAGGAGAATACAATTTATTTCGGCGACACGGCACATCTGCCTTATGGAGACAAGTCTACTGCTGCAATCCAGGCATATTCGATCAAAATCTGCAATATGCTTTTGCAGCAAAATTGTAAGCTGATCCTCATTGCCTGTAACTCGGCCTCTGCCGCAGCTTACGAGCTTGTTAGGGAATATGTAGGAAGTAAAGCGAAGGTTTTGAATGTGATCGATCCCGTGGTTGATTACATTAAGGAACATTACGACGGCAAGACGATCGGCCTCATCGGAACGAAGCAGACGGTCCTTTCCAATGTTTACAAGAAGAAAGTAGATGCTTTGGGAAAAAATATTCAGTTAAAATCGCTGGCCACTCCTCTGCTGGCGCCGATGATTGAGGAAGGTTTTTTTGATAATAACATTAGTGAAAGCATTATAACCAGTTATTTGTCCGATGCTTCGCTTTCAAACATTGAAGCATTGATTCTGGGATGCACGCATTATCCGCTTATCAAAAACCAAATTGGTCAGTTTTACAATGGCCATGTTGAAATTCTCGACACTTCTGAAATTGTCGCTTTTTCACTTAAATCCTGGCTGGAACAACATTATCTAGTGAATGAAAAAGGGCAAGGCAAACGTGCGTTTTATGTATCGGACTACACGCTTTCTTTTGAGCAATCCACTAACATTTTTTTTGGCAGTCAGATCCAGCTTGAACATTATCCGCTTTGGGAATAA
- a CDS encoding RNA polymerase sigma factor: protein MGRILSLFSNEAQLLKALRKEDPKAQRQLYDKYSARMLALCFRYICDDMAAEDVMVEGFIRVFAKIEQFNEEGSFEGWIRRIMVNEALGYLRKQKRILEDTLSDEANNIPDYAHADQNLETQELLELIESLPTGYRTVFNLYAIEGYPHIEIAQMLGITESTSKSQLHRARAMLQKMVADWENDFKKKVEYEKAFG from the coding sequence ATGGGTCGAATTTTATCACTTTTTAGTAACGAGGCACAGCTGCTCAAAGCGCTTAGGAAAGAAGATCCGAAGGCACAACGACAGTTGTATGATAAATACAGCGCTCGCATGCTGGCTTTATGCTTTCGTTATATCTGTGATGATATGGCGGCAGAAGATGTAATGGTTGAAGGTTTTATAAGGGTATTTGCCAAAATAGAGCAGTTCAACGAGGAAGGCAGTTTTGAAGGCTGGATCCGCAGAATTATGGTGAATGAGGCACTGGGTTATTTGAGAAAACAGAAACGAATCCTGGAAGACACATTGTCCGACGAAGCAAACAACATTCCGGATTACGCACATGCTGATCAGAATCTGGAAACGCAAGAGTTGCTGGAATTGATTGAATCATTGCCAACGGGATACAGAACGGTTTTTAATTTGTATGCAATTGAAGGTTATCCACACATTGAAATTGCGCAAATGCTCGGTATAACAGAAAGTACATCAAAGTCGCAATTGCACCGGGCAAGGGCAATGCTCCAGAAAATGGTGGCGGATTGGGAAAATGATTTTAAAAAAAAAGTAGAATATGAGAAAGCATTCGGTTGA